Proteins co-encoded in one Dehalobacter sp. genomic window:
- the mreD gene encoding rod shape-determining protein MreD yields the protein MKRFIVMLLILIVCLILPGTIFHYWSWAGIKPDLAMLWVIYIALHHRPAQGIVYGFVIGLIVDFYLGRYIGLYAIILAVVALLISMLQQRWYRENIPLTMVLVFIVTVLGQTLMALIATTAGLNWYLGDAVKVILGISFYNCLLVPLTYPFVHKSFTEGILQPKKKIEQQL from the coding sequence ATGAAACGTTTTATCGTAATGTTACTGATTCTTATTGTCTGTCTCATCCTCCCGGGGACAATCTTCCATTATTGGTCATGGGCCGGCATAAAACCTGATTTGGCCATGCTCTGGGTTATTTATATCGCTCTGCATCACCGGCCGGCTCAGGGAATTGTGTATGGGTTTGTGATCGGCCTGATTGTGGATTTCTATCTCGGAAGGTATATCGGACTCTATGCGATCATTTTAGCTGTGGTTGCACTGCTGATCAGTATGCTTCAGCAGCGCTGGTACAGAGAAAACATTCCCCTTACCATGGTGCTCGTCTTTATCGTAACGGTTCTTGGGCAGACCCTGATGGCCTTGATTGCAACCACCGCTGGACTTAACTGGTACCTCGGCGATGCCGTAAAGGTCATTCTGGGCATTTCTTTCTACAACTGCCTATTGGTTCCGCTTACCTATCCCTTCGTCCACAAGTCTTTTACAGAAGGAATTTTGCAGCCTAAAAAGAAGATCGAACAACAATTATAG
- the mreC gene encoding rod shape-determining protein MreC — protein sequence MGKKINPMGIAVLVFAVLLITLTTIHLTGLGSQSPNPVGNAMQRVLSPIESAIWNLGDGIKDNFRAIFSFRTVKAENEELRKQVETLTGDNLQLKQQVLAALRYQELDAVFQSPSLENYEKIGATIINRNPSAWYQTVTVNKGSDHGVKVDDPVVANLGLVGKVISVTPKTSDVLLLLDGEGQVGAFARGNKGEAIFGIVKGTYKKNTRLNSSGELEMNFRQDDEVNAGDLVYTSGLGEVYPKDIPIGVVTEIKIDAKGLLKVASIEPIVDFDSLEEVYVVSIPEGSR from the coding sequence GTGGGGAAAAAAATAAATCCCATGGGTATAGCCGTTCTCGTTTTTGCTGTTCTGCTGATCACTTTGACGACGATCCATTTGACCGGACTCGGCAGTCAGTCTCCGAACCCTGTCGGGAACGCCATGCAAAGAGTACTTTCACCGATAGAAAGTGCGATTTGGAATCTGGGAGATGGGATTAAAGATAATTTTCGGGCGATTTTCAGTTTTCGGACTGTCAAAGCAGAAAATGAGGAACTTCGTAAACAGGTAGAAACGCTCACGGGAGACAATCTTCAGCTCAAACAACAGGTACTGGCTGCCCTGCGCTATCAGGAACTTGATGCTGTTTTTCAAAGTCCCTCGCTGGAGAACTATGAGAAAATTGGTGCCACCATTATAAACCGTAATCCTTCAGCCTGGTATCAGACAGTCACCGTCAATAAAGGCAGTGATCACGGCGTAAAAGTGGATGATCCTGTTGTTGCCAATTTGGGTCTGGTCGGGAAAGTCATTTCTGTAACCCCGAAGACCTCGGATGTTTTACTGCTACTCGACGGAGAGGGACAGGTTGGCGCCTTTGCCAGGGGTAATAAAGGTGAGGCGATTTTTGGGATTGTCAAAGGTACGTATAAGAAAAACACCAGGCTGAATTCCTCAGGAGAACTCGAAATGAATTTCCGGCAGGACGATGAAGTCAATGCAGGAGATTTGGTATATACTTCGGGTTTAGGAGAGGTCTATCCTAAGGACATTCCGATTGGTGTTGTTACCGAGATTAAAATTGATGCGAAAGGCTTGCTGAAAGTAGCCTCGATCGAACCCATTGTTGATTTTGATTCTCTGGAGGAAGTCTATGTAGTGAGCATTCCGGAGGGCAGTCGATGA
- a CDS encoding rod shape-determining protein: protein MLKGDLQNMVFSKDLGIDLGTANTLVHMKGKGIIVREPSVVAMDIEKNEPLAVGDRAKEMIGRTPGNIVAIRPLKDGVISDFNVTQKMLKYFINRALGSKFLFARPRVVICVPSGVTAVEKRAVKEAALAAGAKDPIIMEEPMAAAIGAGLPVSDPTGNMIVDIGGGTTEVAVISMGGIVTAGSIRVAGDEMDDAIIAYIKKTYNLSVGYQSAENIKMEIGAAYMPEKGLTYAIKGRDLLTGLPKNVEITSEEIVEALNEPVNAIVDAVKNCLEKTPPELAADIMDRGIIMAGGGSLLRNLDRLIADQTGIPVHLAEDPLSCVALGTGKVLENEEILRRIAAMQKN, encoded by the coding sequence ATCTTGAAGGGAGATTTACAAAACATGGTTTTTTCCAAGGACCTCGGAATCGATCTGGGAACCGCCAATACCCTTGTACATATGAAAGGCAAAGGAATCATAGTACGGGAGCCTTCAGTGGTTGCTATGGATATAGAGAAGAATGAGCCTCTGGCGGTTGGAGACAGAGCCAAGGAGATGATCGGAAGAACTCCGGGAAATATTGTTGCAATCAGACCGTTGAAAGACGGCGTAATCTCGGATTTCAATGTTACTCAAAAAATGCTTAAATATTTTATCAACAGGGCTTTAGGATCAAAATTCTTATTTGCGCGGCCCCGGGTCGTCATTTGTGTGCCATCCGGAGTTACCGCAGTTGAAAAAAGAGCTGTCAAGGAAGCAGCTCTTGCAGCCGGAGCAAAAGATCCGATCATTATGGAAGAGCCGATGGCTGCCGCCATCGGAGCAGGTCTGCCCGTGAGCGATCCTACCGGGAATATGATTGTCGATATCGGCGGAGGCACAACTGAAGTCGCCGTGATCTCGATGGGAGGCATCGTTACAGCCGGCTCGATCCGGGTAGCCGGAGATGAGATGGATGATGCCATTATTGCGTATATCAAGAAAACTTATAACCTCTCCGTCGGTTATCAGTCGGCTGAGAACATCAAAATGGAGATCGGAGCGGCCTATATGCCGGAAAAAGGTTTGACGTATGCCATCAAAGGACGCGATCTCCTGACAGGTCTCCCCAAGAACGTTGAGATTACTTCCGAAGAAATTGTTGAAGCCTTAAATGAGCCGGTAAATGCTATCGTTGATGCGGTAAAGAACTGCCTTGAGAAAACGCCTCCGGAACTGGCGGCAGATATCATGGACAGAGGCATTATTATGGCGGGAGGCGGATCACTGTTAAGAAATCTGGACAGGCTAATTGCCGATCAGACAGGGATACCCGTCCACCTTGCTGAGGACCCGCTTTCCTGTGTTGCACTGGGTACCGGTAAAGTGCTTGAGAATGAGGAAATTCTAAGAAGGATTGCCGCTATGCAGAAGAATTAA
- a CDS encoding Maf family protein, translated as MMLVLASASPRRRELLEEWGYDFRLVSTPVDEYLPPDVWPETGVQGLARRKALSGFEAWLDLSGSADDLVLGADTIVVLDHIVLGKPADEEEAERMLLNLSGKTHRVMTAIALAAMDKVRQQISVETAVEITTVSFRELKVQQIKDYITTGEPMDKAAAYGIQGGAAGFVTAVSGSWSNVVGLPMELLVRKLEDKGISPKK; from the coding sequence ATGATGTTGGTTTTGGCTTCGGCTTCGCCGCGGAGGCGTGAGCTTCTGGAGGAATGGGGATATGACTTCAGACTTGTCAGCACTCCGGTCGACGAGTATCTTCCGCCAGATGTTTGGCCTGAGACAGGCGTACAGGGTCTTGCCAGACGCAAGGCGCTTTCCGGATTTGAAGCGTGGCTTGATTTAAGTGGTTCGGCTGATGATTTGGTTTTAGGCGCCGATACCATTGTGGTGCTGGACCATATTGTGCTCGGAAAGCCTGCTGACGAGGAGGAAGCGGAACGAATGCTTCTTAACTTAAGCGGAAAAACCCACCGGGTAATGACCGCGATTGCGTTAGCCGCAATGGACAAGGTTCGTCAGCAGATCAGCGTGGAGACTGCTGTTGAGATTACAACTGTGTCTTTTCGGGAGCTGAAGGTTCAGCAAATCAAGGATTATATTACGACAGGGGAACCGATGGATAAAGCAGCCGCTTACGGGATTCAGGGCGGAGCTGCCGGGTTTGTGACAGCAGTCAGCGGTTCCTGGTCGAATGTGGTCGGACTGCCGATGGAGCTTCTGGTGCGAAAGCTTGAGGATAAGGGGATTTCCCCTAAAAAATAA
- the mrdA gene encoding penicillin-binding protein 2 has translation MEERERQPYQRRLTGLSVVVVLLFLILGFNLWWLQIAKASYYSDLAAGNVMKTVTTSAVRGEIVDSNNIVLAQSVPRFALTLDWTDLQKVNTNWKDVVANLAEYIKPYWPYPNQSVELITEDLLVMIRNQQWKSYKTVVILEDIPKELQAIIAEHSNELPGVSIEPIAERVYPQKTLLGQILGYVREISESEIEQFNEQAESNDDEYRYTQGDLVGKMGVEKSYDTWLRGSHGVEIVSVDGNARPIDKETLQEAQAGCTLQLTIDSKMQRVVENELDRVIKDIQKTHPDAQAGAAVVIDVNTGKILAMASRPFMDPNDLIGKISEETAQKYFSSEDAASFNRALTGTYPPGSTFKMITAMAALEAGVVTPDDAFDDRLSSLGSPEVQSAGVAEWGNNYFRMVNLYSGLAHSSNIYFQIVGRRVFEKDPELIKKIANEFGLGVTSGVDLPYEAEGNVPSPAWKKSYYKPYYDKKREEKLQEIGDKYAQLLASAKDQDEKNKLQHDKEDEIAQAEQEYKNNINEYVNWRLYDSYNSSIGQGANHYSILQMANYVATIVNGGKHYKPYVVDKILDPVTGKVVQQNQPEVLNEVSVSQQNIETIKKAMSEVTSGEGTAAWLFRDIPEFTGGGKTGTAQIGSKGTSKEEAYNGMFIAFAPYDNPRIAFAGVVEYGGHGSETSGYVAKAAFKYYFGWK, from the coding sequence ATGGAAGAAAGGGAGAGACAACCTTATCAGAGACGATTAACCGGGCTTAGTGTGGTTGTCGTCCTTCTTTTTTTAATTTTAGGATTTAATCTGTGGTGGCTGCAGATTGCCAAAGCCTCTTATTATTCGGACCTGGCGGCCGGTAATGTGATGAAAACGGTCACGACGTCCGCGGTCCGCGGAGAGATTGTGGACAGCAACAATATCGTTTTGGCCCAAAGCGTGCCGAGGTTTGCGCTGACCCTGGACTGGACGGACCTGCAGAAAGTGAACACCAACTGGAAAGATGTTGTTGCTAACCTCGCAGAATATATTAAACCGTACTGGCCTTATCCAAACCAATCGGTAGAATTGATTACCGAGGATCTTTTGGTGATGATTCGTAACCAGCAGTGGAAGAGCTACAAGACGGTTGTCATTCTGGAAGATATACCGAAAGAACTACAGGCGATTATCGCCGAGCACAGCAATGAGCTGCCCGGCGTCAGCATTGAACCGATAGCGGAAAGGGTTTATCCGCAAAAGACACTGCTTGGTCAGATCTTGGGCTATGTTAGGGAAATAAGCGAGAGTGAAATTGAACAATTCAATGAGCAGGCAGAGTCCAATGATGACGAATATCGCTACACGCAGGGTGACCTTGTAGGGAAAATGGGCGTGGAAAAAAGTTACGATACCTGGCTGCGCGGCAGTCATGGCGTAGAAATTGTCAGCGTCGACGGCAACGCGAGACCGATCGACAAAGAAACGCTCCAGGAAGCCCAGGCAGGTTGTACCCTGCAGCTGACCATCGACAGCAAGATGCAGCGTGTCGTGGAGAACGAACTGGACAGAGTGATCAAGGATATTCAGAAGACCCATCCCGATGCCCAGGCCGGCGCGGCGGTAGTCATCGATGTTAATACAGGCAAAATACTGGCCATGGCTTCCCGTCCTTTCATGGATCCGAATGACCTAATCGGGAAAATTTCGGAGGAAACTGCTCAAAAGTATTTCAGCAGTGAAGATGCCGCGTCATTCAACCGGGCGCTGACCGGTACGTATCCACCCGGCTCAACGTTTAAGATGATTACCGCCATGGCCGCTCTGGAAGCAGGCGTAGTTACCCCGGATGATGCGTTTGACGATAGGCTGTCTTCCCTGGGCTCACCAGAAGTACAGAGCGCAGGTGTTGCTGAATGGGGCAACAACTATTTTCGCATGGTGAACCTTTACAGCGGTCTTGCCCACTCCTCAAATATCTATTTCCAGATTGTCGGACGGCGGGTTTTCGAGAAAGATCCGGAGCTGATTAAGAAAATCGCCAATGAATTTGGTTTGGGGGTTACTAGCGGTGTAGATTTACCGTATGAAGCGGAAGGAAATGTGCCTTCCCCGGCCTGGAAGAAATCTTATTATAAACCCTACTACGATAAAAAGAGAGAAGAAAAACTTCAGGAAATTGGGGATAAATATGCGCAGCTTCTGGCCAGTGCAAAAGATCAGGATGAGAAAAATAAGCTTCAGCATGATAAAGAAGATGAAATTGCTCAGGCCGAACAGGAATATAAAAATAACATTAATGAGTATGTAAACTGGCGGTTGTACGACAGTTATAACAGTTCGATTGGTCAAGGTGCAAACCACTATTCAATTCTTCAGATGGCTAACTATGTCGCGACCATTGTCAATGGCGGAAAACATTACAAGCCCTATGTTGTGGACAAAATTCTTGACCCTGTGACCGGGAAAGTCGTCCAGCAGAACCAGCCGGAAGTTCTAAACGAAGTTTCTGTTTCCCAACAAAATATTGAAACGATCAAAAAAGCAATGTCGGAAGTAACGAGCGGTGAGGGGACAGCGGCCTGGCTTTTCAGAGATATACCGGAGTTCACCGGCGGCGGCAAGACCGGTACGGCCCAGATCGGTTCGAAGGGAACATCCAAAGAAGAAGCTTATAACGGGATGTTTATCGCGTTTGCACCGTATGACAATCCTCGGATCGCATTTGCCGGCGTGGTGGAATATGGCGGACACGGCAGTGAAACATCGGGTTATGTCGCGAAAGCAGCATTTAAATATTATTTTGGCTGGAAATAG
- the radC gene encoding DNA repair protein RadC, which translates to MNYRRLKDLPEDLKPRERLHQHGPENLSTKEILAILLRTGSRGENVLELSERILTETGGLTGLARLSVDELKQVHGIGPAKAAQVKAALEIGKRSVCADPMSRPVINTPSDAADLVMEEMRKLDREHFRIIHLSTRNNVLGISPVSVGSLNSSIVHPRECFKDAIRRNTNTIILLHNHPSGDPSPSREDLDITKRLAEGGKILGIEVLDHIIIGDKKYVSLKEQGII; encoded by the coding sequence ATGAATTACCGCCGGCTAAAGGACTTGCCTGAAGATTTAAAACCAAGGGAACGTCTTCATCAGCATGGTCCGGAAAACCTGTCCACCAAAGAAATACTGGCGATACTGCTGAGGACCGGTTCAAGAGGGGAAAATGTCCTGGAACTATCTGAACGAATCTTGACGGAAACGGGCGGACTGACTGGCCTGGCCAGATTATCCGTTGATGAATTAAAACAGGTTCACGGCATAGGGCCGGCCAAAGCGGCTCAAGTCAAGGCAGCCTTGGAAATCGGCAAACGGAGTGTCTGCGCTGATCCTATGTCACGCCCGGTGATCAACACGCCATCAGACGCGGCCGATCTGGTCATGGAGGAGATGCGGAAGCTCGACCGGGAACACTTCAGGATCATACACTTAAGCACCCGAAACAATGTACTGGGTATAAGTCCTGTATCGGTCGGGTCTCTCAATTCATCCATTGTGCATCCCAGGGAGTGTTTTAAGGATGCCATCCGGCGTAACACGAATACAATTATTTTGCTGCATAATCATCCGAGCGGCGATCCTTCGCCCAGCAGGGAAGACCTTGATATTACCAAAAGGCTTGCCGAAGGCGGAAAAATATTAGGGATTGAGGTATTGGATCATATCATCATCGGGGATAAAAAGTATGTCAGCCTGAAAGAACAGGGGATCATCTAG